The following are encoded in a window of Mustela nigripes isolate SB6536 chromosome 3, MUSNIG.SB6536, whole genome shotgun sequence genomic DNA:
- the TMEM67 gene encoding meckelin isoform X2 produces the protein MPLSHWPYFRCVRCEPTFINTSRSCTCSAPNILTGGLCFSNTGNFPSRVISSARYGDLGMSFTSEWFAKYLQSSAVACWVYANLTSCQALGNMCVMNMNSYDSTTFDACRLFQFIFENAAGLRTVHSISFWRQNLPWLFYGDQLGLAPQVLSTTPLPTNFSFKGENQNRKLKFVAASYDVRGNFLKWQTLEGGILQLCPDTETRLNAAYSFGTTYQQNCEIPLSKILTDFPSPIFYDVYLEYTDENQHQYIWAVPVLNLNLQYNKILVNQDSSSSKWLLTRRIFLVDALSGRENDLGSQPRLIRIATQISLSIHLVPNTKNGNIYPPLITIAYSDIDTTDPSSQSVKVSFSVKYEMNQGEAQVQTDIALGVLGGLAVLSSLLKTAGWKRRIGSPMIDLQTVMKFLVYYAGDLANVFFIITVGTGLYWLIFFKAQKSISVLLPVPSQEERLVTYVGCAFALKALQFLHKFISQITIDIFFIDWERPKGKVLKAVEGEGGVRSAMVPVSIWRTYFVANEWNEIQTVRKINPLFQILTVLFFLEVVGFKNLALMDSSSSLSRSPPSYIAPYSRILRYAVSTVLWLVIGIIQIIFFVVFYERFIEDKIRQFVDLCCMSNISVFLLSHRCFGYYIHGRSVHGHADTNMEEMNMNLKREAENLCSQRGLVPNTDGQTFQIAISSQMRQHYDRIHETLTRKNGPARLLSSSASTFEQSIKAYHTMNKFLGSFIDHVHKEMDYFIKDKLLLERILGMEFMEPMEKSIFYNDEGYSFSSVLYYGNEATLLIFDLLFFCVVDLACQNFVLAAFLTYLQQEIFRFIRNTVGQKNLASKTLVDQRFLI, from the exons GGCATGTCTTTCACTTCAGAATGGTTTGCAAAGTATTTGCAGTCATCAGCAGTTGCTTGTTGG GTGTATGCCAATCTAACATCTTGCCAAGCTCTCGGAAATATGTGTGTGATGAACATGAATTCTTATGACTCTACCACTTTTGATGCATGCCGACTGTTTCAGTTTATCTTTGAAAATGCTGCTGGACTGCGCACCGttcattctatttcattttg GAGACAGAATCTTCCATGGCTGTTCTATGGAGACCAGCTAGGACTAGCACCTCAAGTACTCAGTACCACACCTCTTCCtacaaatttcagttttaaaggGGAAAACCAG AATAGAAAACTGAAGTTTGTTGCTGCTTCCTATGATGTAAGAGGAAATTTTCTCAAGTGGCAAACTTTAGAAGGAGGTATTTTACAG CTTTGTCCAGACACAGAGACAAGACTGAATGCTGCTTATTCTTTTGGAACAACCTATCAACAAAAT tgtGAGATTCCTCTTTCTAAGATCCTAACCGACTTTCCTTCTCCTATATTTTATGATGTGTACCTTGAATATACTGATGAAAATCAACACCAATATATTTGGGCTGTACCTGTGTTAAACCTAAATCttcaatacaataaaatacttgtGAACCAAG acAGTAGCTCTAGCAAATGGCTTCTGACTCGGCGCATTTTCTTAGTGGATGCACTAAGTGGACGAGAAAATGACTTAGGAAGTCAGCCAAGATTAATTCGAATTGCCACTCAAATATCACTGAG CATCCACCTTGTACCCAACAcgaaaaatggaaatatttaccCTCCTTTAATTACCATTGCGTACAGTGACATTGATACCACAGATCCCAGCAGCCAGTCTGTGAAG GTTTCTTTCTCAGTCAAATATGAAATGAATCAAGGAGAAGCACAAGTCCAGACAGAT attgctttgggtgttTTGGGTGGGCTGGCTGTTTTATCATCTCTTCTGAAGACAGCAGGATGGAAGAGGCGCATTGGGAGTCCCATGATTGATTTACAG ACAGTTATGAAATTCTTGGTGTACTATGCTGGTGATCTGGCCAATGTTTTCTTTATCATCACTGTGGGAACAGGTCTTTATTGGCTTATTTTCTTCAAA GCACAGAAATCAATCTCTGTTCTGCTACCAGTGCCCTCTCAAGAAGAACGTCTTGTTACTTATGTGGGATGTGCTTTTGCTCTGAAG GCTCTGCAATTTTTGCATAAGTTCATATCCCAGATTACCATAGATATATTCTTTATTGATTGGGAGCGACCTAAAGGAAAGGTTCTTAAAGCTGTTGAAG GTGAGGGTGGTGTTCGGAGTGCCATGGTTCCTGTGAGCATATGGAGAACATATTTTGTAGCAAATGAGTGGAATGAAATTCAGACTGTGAGAAAAATTAATCCACTCTTTCAAATACTTACTGTCCTCTTTTTTTTGGAG GTTGTTGGATTCAAGAACTTAGCATTAATGGACTCATCCTCTAGTCTTTCTAGAAGCCCACCTAGCTACATAGCTCCTTACAGCCGCATTTTGAGATATGCAGTGTCTACTGTTCTTTGGCTCGTCATTGGAATTATACAG atcattttctttgttgtcttttatGAGAGATTCATAGAAGATAAAATTCGACAGTTTGTGGATTTATGTTGTATGAGCAAT atcTCAGTGTTTCTGTTATCCCACAGATGCTTTGGATATTACATTCATGGTAGATCAGTGCATGGGCATGCAGATACtaatatggaagaaatgaatatGAACCTTAAAAGAGAAGCg gaAAATTTGTGTAGCCAGAGAGGTTTGGTACCCAACACAGATGGTCAGACTTTTCAGATTGCAATTTCTAGCCAGATGAGACAACACTATGACAGAATTCATGAGACACTCACAAGG AAAAATGGCCCAGCCAGACTATTGAGTTCATCAGCAAGTACTTTTGAGCAGAGTATAAAAGCATATCATACTATGAATAAATTTCTTGGCTCTTTCATCGATCAT GTTCATAAGGAAATGGACTactttataaaagataaattgCTTCTTGAAAGAATTCTTGGAATGGAATTCATGGAACCAATGGAAAAAAGCATCTTTTACAATG atgAAGGGTATTCTTTCAGCAGTGTTCTATATTATGGAAATGAAGCCACTCTTCTTATTTTTGATCTGCTGTTCTTCTGTGTTGTGGATTTGGCTTGCCAAAATTTTGTTCTAGCAGCCTTTCTTACATACCTACAACAAGAg atttttagaTTTATACGGAATACAGTAGGACAGAAGAATTTGGCATCCAAAACATTGGTGGATCAAAgatttttgatttaa